CCGTTGCGAATTTGCGCCCGAATACATTCGAATATGAAGAGGCGCCGCTCATCAAGTCGACCGGCTTTCGCGAATATGACGCGCGCTGGCTGTTTGGGGCCGACCTCAATTTGATGGGCGTGCAGGCGCTCGGCATGGGCCTTGGCGCGCTGCTGCGCGAATTGGGCGTCGCGCCTGAAATCGTCGTCGGCCATGATTATCGCAGCTATTCTTCATCGATCAAATTGGCGCTGGTGAGCGGCCTGATGGCCGCCGGCGTGCGCGTGCGCGATATCGGTCTCGCACTGTCGCCGATGGCCTATTTCGCGCAGTTCGATCTCGATGTCGCGGCTGTCGCCATGGTGACGGCCTCGCATAACGACAACGGCTGGACGGGCGTGAAGATGGGCGCGCGGCGGCCCGTGACCTTCGGGCCGGAGGAGATGGGACGCCTGAAGGAGATCGTTCTCGCCGGCGAATTTCACGAGGCGGAAGGCGGCTCCTATCGCTACATCGAAAATTTCGGCGCGCGCTACATCGACGATCTCACGCGCCGGCCGCCGTTCGCCCGCAAGATGAAGGTCGTCGCCGCCTGCGGCAATGGCACCGCCGGCGCCTTCGCGCCGCAGATGCTGGAGCGCCTTGGCTGCGACGTGATCCCACTTGACGTCTCGCCGGACTACACGTTCCCGCGCTACAATCCCAATCCCGAAGATATGGACATGCTGCACGCCATCGCCGACAAGGTGCGCGAGACGGGCGCATGCGTCGGGCTTGGCTTTGACGGCGACGGGGATCGCTGCGGCGTTGTCGACAATAATGGCGACGAGATCTTCGCCGACAAGATCGGCGTCATGCTCGCGCGCGATCTCTCCAAGGTCCATCCGAATGCGTCATTCGTGGTCGACGTGAAGTCGACCGGGCTTTTCGCGACGGATCCCGAACTCGTCGCGCGCGGCGTCGTCACGGAATATTGGAAGACGGGGCATTCCTACATCAAGCGCCGCGTCAGCGAGCGCAAGGCGCTCGCCGGATTCGAAAAATCGGGGCACTTCTTTTTCAACGAGCCGATCGGACGCGGCTATGACGACGGGCTGCTCACCGCCGTCCACGTCCTCGAAATGCTCGACCGCAATCCAACGAAGTCGATGGCCGAACTCTACGCGGAGTTGCCGAAGACCTGGGGCTCGCCGACGATGTCGCCGCATTGCGACGACGAAAAGAAATATGGCGTCATCGACAAGGTGACGGCGCGCATCGAGGCGATGCGCGCGCAGGGCGAGCAGATCATCGGCCAGCCCATCCGCGACGTCGTCACCATCAACGGCGTGCGCGTCACGGTCGCCGACGGCACCTGGGGCCTCGTGCGCGCGTCGTCCAACAAGCCGGAGCTCGTGGTCGTGGTCGAAAGCCCCGTCTCACAGTCGCGCATGAAGGAGATGTTTACGGCGATCGACGGCATGCTGTGCGAAAATCCCGAGGTCGGCGCGTACAACCAGACGATTTAGAGCCGCGCGGAAGGGTTCGGGTTCTCGACAAATCCGACGCGGCGCCGAAAGTAGAACCGATGCAGCGCGCGCTCCTCGCCGACGTCCAGAGCTTTTTACGGTTCTACGCGCGTT
Above is a genomic segment from Methylocystis rosea containing:
- a CDS encoding phosphomannomutase/phosphoglucomutase, whose amino-acid sequence is MFPKPVANLRPNTFEYEEAPLIKSTGFREYDARWLFGADLNLMGVQALGMGLGALLRELGVAPEIVVGHDYRSYSSSIKLALVSGLMAAGVRVRDIGLALSPMAYFAQFDLDVAAVAMVTASHNDNGWTGVKMGARRPVTFGPEEMGRLKEIVLAGEFHEAEGGSYRYIENFGARYIDDLTRRPPFARKMKVVAACGNGTAGAFAPQMLERLGCDVIPLDVSPDYTFPRYNPNPEDMDMLHAIADKVRETGACVGLGFDGDGDRCGVVDNNGDEIFADKIGVMLARDLSKVHPNASFVVDVKSTGLFATDPELVARGVVTEYWKTGHSYIKRRVSERKALAGFEKSGHFFFNEPIGRGYDDGLLTAVHVLEMLDRNPTKSMAELYAELPKTWGSPTMSPHCDDEKKYGVIDKVTARIEAMRAQGEQIIGQPIRDVVTINGVRVTVADGTWGLVRASSNKPELVVVVESPVSQSRMKEMFTAIDGMLCENPEVGAYNQTI